A single window of Pyxidicoccus xibeiensis DNA harbors:
- a CDS encoding SAM-dependent methyltransferase yields MKRGVLMLSFAVGAAASAQGVSGNPPGQVPEPPAVAIEAPEVPYVPTPEAAVEGMLKLAEVKAGDTVYDLGSGDGRIVISAVKNHGASRAVGVDINPERITEANENARRAGVQDKVEFRQGDLFDADIGDATVVTLYLLPSVNERLKPKLLAELKPGTRIVSHGFDMGDWKPEKEIQEGGRTLYLWVVPEPGASASMPR; encoded by the coding sequence ATGAAGCGCGGAGTACTCATGCTGTCATTCGCGGTGGGGGCGGCGGCGTCCGCCCAGGGCGTGTCCGGAAACCCGCCGGGCCAGGTGCCGGAGCCGCCGGCGGTCGCCATCGAGGCCCCGGAGGTGCCCTATGTGCCCACGCCCGAGGCGGCGGTGGAGGGCATGCTGAAGCTGGCGGAGGTGAAGGCCGGAGACACCGTCTATGACCTGGGCAGCGGGGACGGCCGCATCGTCATCTCCGCGGTGAAGAACCACGGGGCGTCGCGAGCGGTGGGCGTGGACATCAACCCCGAGCGCATCACCGAGGCCAACGAGAACGCCCGCCGCGCGGGGGTGCAGGACAAGGTGGAGTTCCGCCAGGGCGACCTCTTCGACGCGGACATCGGCGACGCCACCGTGGTGACGCTGTACCTGCTGCCCTCCGTCAACGAGCGCCTGAAGCCGAAGCTGCTGGCGGAGCTGAAGCCCGGCACGCGCATCGTCTCGCACGGCTTCGACATGGGGGACTGGAAGCCCGAGAAGGAAATCCAGGAGGGCGGCCGCACCCTGTACCTCTGGGTCGTCCCCGAGCCC